A genomic window from Ruminiclostridium cellulolyticum H10 includes:
- a CDS encoding phage capsid protein: MGWIRDMVTKAAIKILKIQPALENRNITVREPFSFETNALRNRLWYRGEPSELEQFFKQTAFDSVSKGRFWAAVPSVGLGIRKIHSGLPSMIADRLSDIVIADLDGIELKNQAETDLWDEISKDNKANKLLGEAITETLVEGDGAFKITIDTDVSQYPLIEFYSGERVDYTYMRGRLQEVIFYTDYAVKAKEYRLAETYGKGYIRYKLFDSYGKEVALTMVPETAALKDITYTGDFIMAVPLMFFKSPKWQGRGKSLFDGGKSDDFDALDEVISQWIDAIRSGRVQKYIPEDLIPKNPNTGELLKPNAFDNQFIKIGSSLAEDAKTQISTVQPQIMFEAFVASYASILDVCLQGIISPSTLGIDLKKTDNAEAQREKEKATLYTRGKIIDALNEVIPQLVAIVLKVYDLMQEHTAGEYEASVAFGEYASPSFDTVVETVGKAKSYGIMSLERCVEELYGDTWTDEDKAKEVARLKSEQAPAFDEPSVAGQDGEIDGDGEV; encoded by the coding sequence ATGGGGTGGATAAGAGATATGGTGACAAAGGCAGCTATAAAAATACTAAAGATTCAACCGGCACTGGAAAACAGGAATATAACCGTTAGAGAGCCTTTTTCATTCGAGACAAATGCCCTGCGTAATAGGCTGTGGTACCGAGGTGAACCCTCGGAACTGGAGCAGTTCTTTAAACAGACAGCTTTCGATTCAGTAAGCAAAGGTCGTTTCTGGGCTGCAGTACCGAGTGTAGGGTTGGGCATAAGGAAGATACATTCCGGATTACCTTCTATGATTGCTGACCGCCTATCTGATATAGTCATTGCGGACTTGGACGGGATAGAGCTTAAGAACCAGGCTGAAACAGACCTGTGGGATGAGATAAGTAAGGACAATAAGGCAAACAAGCTTCTGGGCGAGGCAATAACTGAAACGCTTGTCGAGGGTGACGGAGCTTTTAAGATAACAATTGATACAGACGTTTCACAGTACCCGCTAATTGAGTTTTACAGCGGTGAGCGTGTTGACTACACATACATGCGAGGTCGTCTGCAGGAAGTAATATTTTACACTGATTATGCAGTCAAGGCAAAGGAATATAGGCTTGCAGAGACATATGGTAAAGGGTATATCCGGTATAAGCTTTTTGATTCTTACGGAAAAGAAGTTGCACTGACTATGGTGCCTGAAACAGCTGCTTTAAAAGATATTACATACACAGGTGACTTTATAATGGCTGTGCCGCTGATGTTCTTTAAATCGCCTAAATGGCAGGGTAGAGGTAAGAGTTTATTTGATGGTGGTAAGTCAGACGACTTTGACGCTTTGGATGAGGTTATATCACAGTGGATTGATGCCATCAGATCAGGCAGGGTTCAGAAATACATTCCGGAAGACTTAATACCAAAGAACCCGAACACAGGAGAACTACTAAAGCCAAATGCGTTTGATAATCAGTTTATTAAAATTGGTAGTAGCTTGGCGGAGGATGCGAAAACTCAAATATCTACAGTACAACCTCAGATCATGTTCGAAGCATTTGTTGCCAGTTATGCATCTATCCTTGATGTGTGTTTACAGGGCATTATAAGTCCCAGCACACTAGGGATAGACCTTAAAAAAACGGACAATGCGGAGGCACAACGAGAAAAGGAAAAAGCCACACTGTACACTAGGGGCAAAATAATTGATGCCTTGAACGAAGTTATACCTCAGTTGGTTGCTATAGTACTGAAAGTGTACGACTTAATGCAAGAGCATACCGCTGGTGAATACGAAGCAAGCGTGGCTTTCGGAGAATATGCAAGTCCGTCGTTTGACACTGTGGTTGAGACTGTGGGTAAGGCAAAGTCATACGGAATAATGTCTCTCGAGAGATGTGTGGAAGAATTGTATGGAGATACCTGGACTGATGAAGATAAGGCTAAGGAAGTAGCCAGATTAAAGTCTGAACAGGCACCGGCATTTGATGAACCAAGTGTAGCAGGGCAGGATGGTGAGATAGATGGCGACGGAGAAGTATGA
- a CDS encoding phage tail terminator protein, translated as MMTLAEVKDWLKTQIISCPNWYIGKIDGSKEQCIGIYNVAGPPPMIALGGIENTSYATKAISILIHWGKNADIAEQKAQEVYNCMFGQSAEIGGKRVIQFNMRTSEPVSVGTDDNNIFEYVIETVIFYEKEVVTSA; from the coding sequence ATGATGACACTGGCAGAGGTAAAAGACTGGCTAAAAACCCAAATAATAAGCTGCCCTAATTGGTACATCGGCAAAATAGACGGTAGTAAGGAACAGTGCATAGGGATTTATAATGTTGCAGGCCCTCCCCCGATGATTGCCCTTGGAGGAATTGAAAATACAAGCTATGCGACTAAAGCTATTTCTATCCTGATACACTGGGGCAAGAATGCCGATATAGCCGAGCAAAAGGCACAAGAGGTATACAACTGTATGTTTGGTCAATCAGCCGAAATAGGCGGTAAAAGAGTTATACAGTTTAATATGCGTACATCTGAGCCCGTAAGTGTGGGTACAGATGATAACAACATATTTGAGTATGTAATTGAAACAGTGATCTTTTATGAAAAGGAGGTAGTGACAAGTGCTTAA
- a CDS encoding phage scaffolding protein, which produces MEWLKKLIEAAQIKDGKLDVGALMAQINTEFPKNAVPKDTYNALAETKKQLEKDVSTRDKQIEDLKKVDAAGLQAEIEKLQQENKEAADKYAADMKDITLTNAIKMAINGKVHDEGIVSGLFDKSKLVVDGDKVVGLDDQIKGLKESKAFLFKEEDPSGSQKPGFKVGTDGSKGAGADVDTQLASIFGNTTTK; this is translated from the coding sequence ATGGAATGGTTAAAGAAATTGATTGAAGCAGCACAGATTAAAGACGGGAAACTGGATGTTGGGGCTCTTATGGCTCAAATAAATACAGAGTTTCCTAAGAACGCAGTACCCAAGGACACATACAACGCCTTGGCGGAAACAAAAAAGCAGCTTGAAAAAGACGTTTCGACCAGAGACAAGCAAATTGAGGATTTAAAAAAGGTTGATGCAGCTGGCTTACAAGCAGAAATTGAGAAGCTTCAGCAGGAAAATAAGGAAGCCGCAGACAAATATGCCGCTGATATGAAGGACATTACCCTTACGAATGCAATAAAGATGGCGATAAATGGAAAGGTGCACGATGAAGGTATAGTGTCCGGTTTGTTTGATAAATCAAAATTGGTTGTTGACGGAGATAAGGTTGTTGGGCTTGACGATCAGATTAAAGGTTTGAAAGAGTCAAAAGCTTTTTTGTTTAAAGAGGAAGATCCATCTGGTAGCCAAAAACCTGGATTTAAGGTAGGTACTGATGGTAGTAAAGGGGCGGGTGCAGATGTAGATACTCAACTCGCTTCAATTTTCGGAAACACAACAACAAAATAA
- a CDS encoding phage minor capsid protein, whose protein sequence is MATEKYDIRKIFDDMALDLIRSQKRTFLRHQGEQLKEGFQWEQWQLGKLRELNKYRQTNKKIIGGYSDEIMSLIDETLKSSFRKGENNVEKTISEIKNFVIDTPDSGIDTDNLKKYTPDEIAALREAETIIEEAAKLPKATGTDTFFSVNRKKLKALQKAVKKDMGKAQNAVLRKMDDVYRQTIYKAQVYMGSGATTLDQAIDMATKDFLEQGINCIQYKDGKMVNVASWAEMALRTASHRATMLGEGSKMDEWDMHLVVITAHGNTCELCLPWQGKILIDDVYSSGKPDGVHTLLSTAIDEGLFHPNCRHSRAIYFEGITELPKPPVNDEKAVERYQAEQKQRGIERKIRKYKRLEEGSVDPQNQAKYGAKVQEWQGALRQHLKDNTYLRRDPSKVQTDIRSVNQINGARDKKQFSRYKQILGNRVPNSLEDFQYLKYNESDKWAVIKADYRKLNAYNKIIENEPAITNDLKEVSEITGVNMVGLEYRVKTKESFLRKVNTDSLHSLDTKVITDTIASTNDVIRYTYQDNPERLVESYRQVKGNLLGKGYSEVKVKNFWMDKRNPYNGVNCCYMSPQGQKFEVQFHTPESFALKDGELHKLYEEARDDSILPQRKAEIITEMFKLSAKLTRPQGIETIKPRR, encoded by the coding sequence ATGGCGACGGAGAAGTATGATATCCGAAAAATATTTGATGATATGGCTCTGGACCTTATCAGATCACAAAAAAGAACATTTCTTCGGCACCAAGGTGAACAGTTAAAAGAAGGATTTCAATGGGAACAGTGGCAGCTCGGAAAGCTTCGTGAACTTAACAAATACCGGCAGACAAATAAGAAAATTATAGGGGGCTATAGTGATGAAATAATGTCATTGATAGACGAAACACTGAAATCAAGTTTCAGAAAGGGTGAAAACAATGTTGAGAAAACTATAAGTGAAATAAAAAACTTTGTTATTGATACCCCAGATAGTGGCATAGATACTGACAACTTAAAAAAATATACACCTGATGAAATAGCAGCGTTAAGAGAAGCAGAGACGATAATCGAAGAAGCTGCAAAGCTACCCAAAGCAACCGGAACAGACACATTTTTTTCGGTAAATAGGAAGAAGCTTAAAGCCCTACAAAAAGCAGTCAAAAAAGACATGGGAAAAGCTCAAAATGCAGTACTTAGAAAAATGGACGATGTTTATCGACAAACAATATATAAAGCTCAGGTATATATGGGTAGTGGTGCTACTACTCTTGACCAAGCAATAGACATGGCTACTAAGGACTTCCTTGAACAAGGTATTAATTGTATCCAGTACAAAGACGGTAAAATGGTCAATGTAGCCTCTTGGGCAGAAATGGCGTTAAGGACTGCAAGCCATAGAGCTACCATGCTCGGCGAGGGTTCAAAAATGGATGAGTGGGATATGCACCTTGTAGTCATAACAGCCCATGGGAATACCTGCGAACTATGTCTGCCTTGGCAGGGTAAGATCCTGATTGATGACGTTTATTCATCCGGTAAGCCTGATGGGGTACATACTCTCCTATCAACTGCCATAGATGAGGGGTTGTTTCATCCGAATTGTCGGCACAGCAGGGCTATTTACTTCGAGGGTATAACAGAATTACCAAAACCTCCTGTTAATGATGAAAAGGCAGTCGAGAGGTATCAAGCCGAACAGAAACAGAGAGGTATTGAACGAAAAATAAGAAAGTATAAAAGGTTGGAAGAAGGAAGTGTTGACCCTCAGAATCAAGCGAAGTACGGAGCTAAGGTTCAGGAATGGCAAGGAGCTTTAAGGCAGCACTTAAAGGATAATACATATCTTAGAAGAGATCCGAGTAAAGTGCAAACGGATATTCGGAGTGTTAACCAGATAAATGGTGCCAGGGACAAGAAGCAGTTTTCAAGATACAAACAAATTCTTGGAAATAGAGTACCAAATTCACTGGAAGATTTTCAGTATCTCAAGTATAATGAAAGTGATAAATGGGCCGTTATTAAGGCTGATTACCGGAAGCTTAATGCCTATAATAAAATTATTGAGAACGAACCTGCCATAACAAATGATTTGAAAGAGGTATCAGAAATAACTGGCGTAAATATGGTAGGGTTGGAATATAGGGTGAAGACTAAAGAGTCCTTTTTGCGTAAGGTCAATACGGATAGTCTACATAGCTTGGATACAAAGGTAATTACTGATACCATCGCTTCCACTAACGACGTTATCAGATATACTTATCAAGACAACCCAGAAAGACTGGTGGAATCTTATAGGCAGGTAAAGGGTAATCTGTTAGGGAAAGGATATTCTGAAGTAAAGGTTAAAAATTTTTGGATGGATAAGCGGAATCCCTATAACGGTGTTAATTGTTGCTATATGAGTCCACAAGGACAGAAATTTGAAGTTCAATTTCATACACCTGAGAGTTTTGCTTTGAAAGACGGCGAACTCCACAAGTTATACGAAGAAGCCCGTGACGATAGTATTCTGCCTCAGAGAAAAGCAGAGATCATCACCGAGATGTTCAAGCTGTCAGCTAAACTTACACGACCACAAGGCATTGAGACAATCAAACCAAGGAGGTAA